One genomic window of Paeniglutamicibacter sp. Y32M11 includes the following:
- a CDS encoding SRPBCC family protein — translation MSPSAYLQTRQRLIAATPHEIFDVLANPAMHPVIDGSGTVRATTGQVQRLVLGSEFGMQMRLGVPYRISNTVVEYEQDRVIAWRHFSGHRWRYELEPHDSGTTVSETWDASRLRHKWMIRLLGFTRTTGQNMERTLERLAALFPNEGR, via the coding sequence ATGAGTCCCTCCGCATATCTCCAAACCCGCCAGCGATTGATCGCCGCCACCCCGCATGAGATCTTCGACGTGCTCGCGAATCCGGCGATGCATCCGGTCATCGACGGATCCGGAACGGTTCGGGCAACAACAGGGCAGGTGCAACGGCTCGTTTTAGGCAGCGAGTTCGGCATGCAGATGCGCCTGGGCGTGCCCTACCGGATCAGCAACACCGTGGTCGAATACGAGCAAGACCGGGTGATTGCGTGGCGGCACTTCAGCGGGCACCGCTGGCGCTATGAACTAGAACCCCATGACTCCGGGACAACCGTCAGCGAAACCTGGGATGCCAGCCGGTTGCGGCACAAATGGATGATTCGGCTCCTGGGCTTCACCCGGACCACCGGGCAGAACATGGAACGAACCCTCGAGCGGCTAGCCGCGCTGTTCCCCAACGAGGGACGGTAA
- a CDS encoding glycosyltransferase family 87 protein, whose translation MTRSTAPGPPKRGTAPMRISVPSRSDVFLKRFTEVIGGPLGKHAKPGMTTPGFFTIERVLIIFTIIGVLLAVLAKNACRLNGWGGTNSYQWACYSDWTALFHARGFAENAFAPFADGAQFEYPVLMSVVASATAALVPQGEFDRALAFFDVNLLIVASLWMVVVIATARAAGRRPWDAAMVALAPGLILASTINWDMWAVAFLALAMLAWARQLTFLAGVLIGLGTAMKVFPLLFFGAVIVLAIRSGRYRPLWVSLAGAALSWVAVNAPMAVANFDAWKHFFTFTEDRGAGLSSFWHIYNVTAAEVPGMNTLDAGVINVLAMGLFVACCAGIAFLGLRAPVAPRLSQLVFLIVASFIMFNKVYSPQFVVWLIPLAALAWPKWKDFLIWQLFEVLHFWAIWMYLYATTADIQASNAFPTSFYVLAVLGHMIATGWLMYRICASMFDPRLDPVRRSGQVDPQAGAFAGARDSFVLRSTRGL comes from the coding sequence ATGACCCGCTCAACCGCCCCCGGCCCGCCGAAACGGGGAACCGCCCCGATGCGCATTTCTGTGCCCAGCCGCAGCGATGTCTTCCTGAAACGGTTCACGGAGGTCATTGGCGGCCCCCTGGGAAAGCATGCAAAACCGGGGATGACCACCCCGGGGTTCTTCACCATCGAACGCGTGCTGATCATTTTCACGATCATCGGCGTGCTCCTTGCGGTACTGGCAAAAAATGCGTGCCGGCTAAATGGTTGGGGCGGTACCAACTCCTATCAATGGGCCTGTTATTCGGACTGGACGGCGCTATTCCATGCCCGAGGGTTCGCGGAGAATGCGTTTGCTCCCTTCGCCGACGGCGCCCAATTCGAATACCCGGTCCTGATGTCCGTGGTGGCATCGGCCACCGCAGCGCTGGTTCCACAGGGGGAATTCGACAGGGCCTTAGCCTTCTTCGATGTGAACCTGTTGATTGTTGCCTCCCTGTGGATGGTGGTGGTCATCGCCACGGCACGTGCAGCGGGCCGTCGACCATGGGATGCCGCCATGGTGGCCTTGGCACCCGGACTGATACTCGCCTCCACCATCAATTGGGATATGTGGGCCGTTGCGTTCCTAGCCCTGGCGATGCTGGCCTGGGCCCGCCAACTCACCTTCCTCGCCGGAGTACTCATTGGGTTGGGCACGGCCATGAAAGTCTTCCCCCTGCTCTTCTTCGGAGCGGTGATCGTCCTGGCTATCCGCTCCGGGCGCTACCGGCCACTGTGGGTGTCTCTAGCCGGGGCAGCCCTGTCCTGGGTGGCGGTCAATGCGCCCATGGCAGTGGCGAACTTCGACGCGTGGAAACACTTCTTCACCTTCACCGAGGACCGCGGCGCTGGGCTCTCCTCCTTCTGGCACATCTACAACGTCACCGCCGCCGAAGTTCCGGGGATGAATACGCTGGATGCCGGAGTGATCAACGTGCTGGCCATGGGACTCTTTGTGGCCTGCTGCGCGGGCATCGCCTTCCTGGGCTTACGAGCCCCGGTGGCACCGAGACTGAGTCAACTGGTATTCCTGATCGTCGCGTCCTTCATCATGTTCAACAAGGTCTACTCCCCACAATTTGTGGTGTGGCTGATCCCGTTGGCCGCACTCGCCTGGCCGAAGTGGAAAGACTTCCTGATCTGGCAGCTTTTTGAGGTTCTGCATTTCTGGGCGATCTGGATGTACCTCTATGCCACCACCGCCGACATTCAGGCCTCAAACGCGTTCCCGACGTCCTTCTACGTACTTGCCGTGCTGGGGCACATGATCGCCACCGGGTGGCTCATGTACAGGATCTGTGCCTCGATGTTTGACCCCAGGCTCGACCCCGTGCGCCGCTCCGGACAGGTAGATCCGCAGGCCGGCGCCTTCGCCGGCGCCCGGGACAGCTTTGTCCTACGGAGCACCCGTGGCCTATGA